The Knoellia sp. S7-12 region CATGGAGCGCTTCTCGGCGACGCCGCGCCAGGCCGACCTGATGATCGTCGCCGGACGCGTGTCCAACAAGATGGCGCCGGTCGTCCGTCAGGTCTACGACCAGATGCCCAACCCCAAGTGGGTCATCTCGATGGGTGTGTGCGCCAGCTCGGGCGGCATGTTCAACAACTACGCGATCGTGCAGGGCGTCGACCACATCATCCCGGTCGACATCTATCTGCCCGGCTGCCCGCCGCGGCCTGAGATGCTGCTCAACGCGATTATCGAGCTCCACGACCAGATCCAGAACTCCAAGCTCGGCGTCAACCGGATCGCCGCCGCTCGCGCCGCCGAGGAAGCAGCCCTGCGCGCCACCCCGACGCACCTCATGCAGCCGACCCACGACCACGACGCCCTCACGGCGACGCCCGGGAGGAATCTCCTCGCATGAGCGACAAGCCCGCCAAAGACAACGCCAAGCCCGCTGAGAAGGCGGATGAGCCGAAGGCGACACCTGCGGAACCTGTGTTGGATTCCGGTGATCTCCACGCGAGCGACCTTGACCTCACGCAGGCGCAGGCCGCCGGCGACACCGCACCCGTCCAGATCGGCGAACGCCGCGGGATGTTCGGCCCCACGCGGGGGAGCGACACCACCGGCTACGGCGGCCTGCGCACCCCCATCCTCCTTCCCGGTGCGTCGCAGAAGCCCTACGGCGGCTACTTCGACGAGCTGACCGACACGCTCGGCAAGGCTCTTGGCGAGACGGGCGACACGGCATACGCAAAAAGCATTGAGCGGGTCGTCGTCGACCGTGGCGAGCTGACACTGCACATCGCCCGCGAAGCCCTGCCGACCGTCGCTCGCGCCCTGCGCGACGACCCGGCCCTGCGTTTCGAGATCTGCACCGGCGTCTCGGGTGTGCACTTCCCCAACGAGGCCGGGCGCGAGCTGCACGCCGTCTATCACCTGCTCTCGATCACCCATAACCGCCGCGTCCGCCTCGAGGTGAGCGCGCCCGATGACGACGCGCGCATCCCCTCGGTCGTCGACACCTATCCGGCGGCCGACTGGCACGAGCGCGAGACCTGGGACATGTTCGGCATCGTCTTCGAGGGCCACCCCGCCCTCACCCGCATCCTGATGCCGGACGACTGGCCGGGCCACCCCCAGCGCAAGGACTATCCGCTGGGTGGCATCCCCGTGGAATACAAGGGCGGCACCGTACCGCCGCCCGACGAGCGGAGGTCGTACAACTGATGGCCACTCAAGACACTGACAAGAACACGGCAGACACGGTCTACGAAGACATTCCGGCGCACGAGCAGAGCCCCGGGCTCGACTCGGCTCTGGGCGATGGACAGAACGATCCCTACGCCACAACGGACGCCGACCGCGAGGACGGCGCCCGCGTGTTCAACGCGACCGGTGGCGACTGGGGTGACCTCGTCGACGAGGCGACCGCACTCCACGAGGAGCGCATCGTCGTCAACATGGGGCCGCAGCACCCGTCGACGCACGGCGTGCTCCGTCTCATCCTTGAGCTCGACGGTGAGACGGTCACCGAGGCCCGTGCGGGAATCGGCTACTTGCACACGGGCATCGAGAAGAACATGGAGTACCGCAACTGGGTGCAGGGGGTGACCTTCTGCACGCGCATGGACTACCTCACGCCGATGTTCCAGGAGACGACCTACTGCCTGGGCATTGAGCGGCTCCTGGGCATCGAGGACCAGATCCCGGAGCGCGCGAGCATCATCCGCGTCCTCATGATGGAACTCACCCGGATCAACTCCCACCTCGTGTGCCTCGGCACCGGTGGCATGGAGCTCGGCGCGACGACCGTCATGACCGTCGGCTTCCGTGAGCGCGAGCGCATCCTGCGCATCTTCGAGACCGTCACCGGCCTGCGCATGAACAACGCCTACATCCGCCCCGGCGGAGTGGCGCAGGACCTGCCGCACGGCTGCCTGGACCAGATCAACGGCACCGTCGTCGAACTGCGTCGCGGGATCCGCGAGCTCGAGCTGCTGCTCAATGAGAACCCGATCCTCAAGGGCCGCACCAAGAACGTCGGCTACCTCGACCTCGCCGGCTGCATGGCCCTGGGCATCACCGGTCCGATCCTGCGCTCGACCGGGCTCCCGCACGACCTGCGCAAGAGCCAGCCCTACTGCGGCTACGAGACCTATGACTTCGAGGTCGTCACCCGCACCGGCGCCGACGCCTACGACCGGCTCCGGATCCGTCTCGACGAGATGTACGAATCGCTCAAGATCATCGAACAGTGCGTGGAGCGCCTCAAGAAGGTCCAGGGCCCGGTCATGGTGCAGGACAAGAAGATCGCGTGGCCGGCGCAACTGTCCGTCGGCAGCGACGGCCAGGGCAACAGTCTCGACCACATCCGCGAGATCATGGGCACCTCGATGGAGTCCCTGATCCACCACTTCAAGCTCGTCACCGAGGGTTTCCGCGTGCCGGCCGGTCAGGCCTACGTGCCGATCGAGTCGCCCAAGGGTGAGCTCGGCTGTCACCTCGTGTCCGACGGCGGCACGCGTCCCTACCGGGCGCACTTCCGGGACCCGAGCTTCAACAACCTGCAGGCCGTGGCCGCACTCTCCGAGGGCGGTCAGGTCGCTGACGTCATCGTTGCCGTGGCCTCGATCGACCCCGTCATGGGAGGCGTGGACCGCTGATGGAGCACTACGGATTGCAGACGGCGTCCGGGCACCTCACGGTGTCCGCAGAGTCCAAGGAGCCGTATCCCGCGGATGTCCTTGAGGGCATGCACCTGGATGCCGAGCAGGTCATCGCGCGCTACCCGGAGAAGCGGTCGGCACTGCTGCCGCTGCTGCACCTCGTGCAGTCGGTCGACGGCTACGTCACCGGCCGTGGCATCGACTTCTGCGCCGAGGTCCTCGAGCTGAGCCGCGCCGAGGTGTCGGGTGTCGCGACGTTCTACACCCAATACAAGCGCCACCCCAACGGTGAGTTCACCGTCGGCGTCTGCACCAACACGCTCTGCGCGATCATGGGCGGCGACGAGATCTGGGACTCGGTCTCCGAGCACCTGGGCGTCGGTCACGACGAGACGACCGACGACGGCAAGGTCACCCTCGAGCGCATCGAGTGCAACGCGGCGTGCGACTACGCACCGGTCGTCATGGCCAACTGGGAGTTCTTCGACAACCAGACGCCGGAATCCACCAACCAGCTCGTCGATGACCTGCGCTCCGGCGCTCCGGTGAAGCCGACCCGCGGTGCGAACACGGTGTGCTCGTTCAAGCAGATGTCTCGCGTCCTGGCGGGCTTCCACGACGGTCGCGCCGACGAGGGTGTGGGCGCCGGACCGGCCTCGCTGCGTGGCCTCGAGGTCGCGCACGAGAACGGCTGGGAGGCGCCGCGCGCCGACCATGGCAAGCCCGCCGACTCCACGGACGGTGGAGCCGACGACGCCACCACCGAGGCCAGCGCTGAGGGCGACAAGGTCGAGGGCAAGGCGGCCGGACGGCACACCTCGGTCAACGCGCCGACCAACGAGCCCGACGAGAAGCCGGGCGGCAAGCCGGCCAAGGACTCGCCGGCGCCGGACGAAGAGGACGACACCCTCTTCGATGACGGCTCCTCCACTGCCGAGGGCGACCCCAAGGGGGACGCACCCCTCGTGGGCACGCCCGCCTCGCCGACGTCGCAGGGAGCCACCCCCCAGACCGGCGGGATGCGTCCCGAGGGTTTCGTCACCTCCTCGTTCGACGAGGGCACCGCCGAGCCACTCGACGACGACCCTGCTCCTGAGGCCCCCACGTCGACCAGCGCCCGCAAGCGCAAGAACGCCAAGAGCAAGAAGGACGAGTCATGAGCACCACGCTGACGCCGATCCTCACGAAGTTCTGGGACGACCCGCAGAGCTGGACTCTCGAGACCTACGAGAAGAACGACGGCTACAAGGCACTCACCAAGGCACTCGCGGCCAAGCCCGCGGACCTCGTCCAGATGACCAAGGACTCCGGTCTGCGTGGTCGCGGTGGCGCGGGGTTCCCGACCGGCATGAAGTGGGGCTTCCTGCCCCCGCCGGACGGCGGCCCCCGCTACCTCGTCGTCAACGCCGACGAGTCCGAGCCGGGCACGTGCAAGGACATCCCGCTGATGATGGCGGCGCCGCAGTTCCTCATCGAGGGCTGCGTCATCACGTCCTATGCGATCGGCTGCAACCACGCCTTCATCTATCTGCGTGGTGAAGTCGTCCACGTCTACCGTCGCCTCCTGCGTGCCGTCGAAGAGGCGTATGCCGCTGGTCACCTCGGCAAGAACATCCACGGCTCGGGCTTCGACCTCGACATCACCGTGCACGCAGGTGCCGGTGCCTACATCTGTGGCGAGGAGACCGCGCTCCTCGACAGCCTCGAGGGTCGTCGCGGCCAGCCGCGCCTCAAGCCGCCGTTCCCGGCAGTCGCCGGGCTCTATGCGCGCCCGACCGTCGTCAACAACGTCGAGTCCATTGCGTCCGTACCGCCGATCCTGCTCCACGGATCCGAGTGGTTCGGCGACATGGGCACCGAGAAGTCCCAGGGCTTCGGCATCTTCAGCCTCTCGGGACACGTCAAGAACCCGGGCCAGTACGAAGCCCCGCTCGGCATCACGTTGCGCGAGCTGCTCGACATGGCCGGTGGCATGCGCGACCCCGAGAAGCAGCTGAAGTTCTGGACTCCCGGAGGCTCCTCGACGCCACTCTTCACGGCCGAGCACCTCGACACCCCGCTCGACTTCGAGTCCGTCGCCGCGGCTGGCTCGATGCTCGGCACGCGCGCCCTGCAGATCTTCGACGAGACGACCTGTGTCGTGCGCGCGGTCGATCGCTGGACCGACTTCTACAAGCACGAGTCCTGCGGCAAGTGCACCCCGTGCCGTGAGGGCACCTGGTGGCTCAAGCAGATCCTGGGTCGTCTCGAGCACGGTCAGGGATCCGAGGAGGACCTCGACAAGCTCCTCGACATCTGTGACAACATCCTCGGCCGCAGCTTCTGCGCGCTGGGTGATGGTGCGACGAGCCCGATCACGAGCTCCATCCAATACTTCCGCGAGGAATACATCGCGCACCTGACGCAAGGTTCCTGCCCCTTCGACTCGCGTGAGTCGACGCTCTTCCACAAGGACAAGGTGACCGCATGACCGTCACGTCCAGGACCACCACGGCCGACAAGTCCGGCGCCGTGACCGAGAAGCCGGCCGTCGAGATGGTCGACCTGACCATCGACGGCATCGACGTCTCCGTGCCCAAGAACACCCTCGTCATCCGGGCGGCCGAAGAGGTCGGGATCGAGATCCCGCGCTTCTGCGACCACCCGCTGCTCGAGCCGGTCGGCGCCTGCCGCCAGTGCCTCGTCGAGGTCGCCACCCCCGGACCGGACGGAACCCTCCGCCCCATGCCGAAGCCGCAGGCCTCCTGCACGATCACGGCCACGCCCGGCATGCAGGTCAAGACGCAGCACACCTCTCCGGTCGCCGACAAGGCGCAGCACGGGCAGATGGAGTTCCTGCTCATCAACCACCCGCTCGACTGCCCGGTCTGCGACAAGGGTGGCGAGTGCCCGCTGCAGAACCAGGCCATGAGCAACGGCCGCACGGTGAGCCGCTTCGAGGACGTCAAGCGCACCTACCCGAAGCCGATCAACATCTCGAGCCAGGTCCTGCTCGACCGCGAGCGCTGCGTCCTGTGCGCGCGTTGCACCCGCTTCTCGGAGCAGGTTGCCGGTGACCCTTTCATCGCACTCGTCGAGCGTGGCGCCCTGCAGCAGGTCGGCATCTACGAGGAGAAGCCGTTCGAGTCCTACTTCTCCGGCAACACCGTCCAGATCTGCCCGGTCGGCGCGCTGACCGGTGCGGCATACCGGTTCCGGGCCCGCCCGTTCGACCTCGTCTCCACACCGAGCATCTGTGAGCACTGCGCGAGCGGTTGCTCCACGCGCACCGACCACCGCCGTGGCTCGGTCCTGCGTCGCATGGCCGCCAACGAGCCGGCCGTCAATGAGGAGTGGAACTGCGACAAGGGCCGCTGGGCCTTCCAGTACGCCACTCTGCCGGACCGCATCGAGCTCCCTCTGGTCCGCGAAGACGGCGAGCTGCGCGTCGCGTCGTGGCGTGAGGCCCTCGAGGTCGCTGCCGCCGGACTCAAGGCTGCGTCCTCTGCCGGTGTCCTCGTCGGTGGCCGTGTCAGCGCCGAGGACGCCTACGCCTACGGCAAGTTCGCGCGCACCGTCCTCGGGACCAACGACGTCGACTTCCGCGCTCGGCCACACTCGGCCGAGGAGGCCGAGTTCCTCGCCTCGAACGTCGTCCTCACCGCGCCCCAGTCGGGCGGAGTCACCTATGACGACCTCGAGAACGCCAAGACCGTTGTCCTCGCAGGCTTCGAGCCCGAGGACGAGAGCCCGATCGTCTTCCTGCGCCTTCGCAAGGCGTCGCGCAAGAACAAGACGACTGTGTATGCCGTGTCGCCCGTCGCGACCCGTGGGCTCACCAAGGTCTCCGGTCACCTCATCGCGACGGCGCCCGGCACCGAGCCCGAGGTCCTCGAGGCCCTGGGCAAGGGTTCGGCCAGCGGTGCCGCGGGCGATGGCCCCGACACCGTGCGGGCTGCCGCCGAGGCACTGCGCGGCGAGGGGGCGATTATCCTCGTCGGTGAGCGCCTCGCCACCGTGCCCGGTGCCCTGACTGCTGCTGCCCGCCTCGCCGAGACGACGGGTGCACGCCTCGCGTGGATCCCGCGTCGTGCGGGGGAGCGCGGTGCCCTCGAGGCCGGCGCCTTCCCGACACTGCTCCCCGGTGGACGTCCGGTGACTGACGCCACCGCTCGCGCCGAGGTCGCCTCGGCCTGGGGGGTTGTCGGACTTCCCGACGCTGCCGGCCGTGACGCCGCGGCAATGCTCGAAGGTGCACGCACCGGCAAGATCGGTGCCCTCGTCGTGGGCGGCGTCGACCCGCTCGACTTCGGTCGAGCCGACGCCATCCAGGCGTTCGAGTCCACCTTCGTCGTGTCCCTCGAGATCCGTGAGTCGGCCGTCACCGCGGTCGCCGACGTGGTCCTGCCCGTCGCGGCGCACGCCGAGAAGGCCGGAACGTTCGTCGACTGGGAGGGGCGTGTGCGCACCTTCCAGCAGGCGATCCAGACGGGCTACGTCAGCGACCACCGCGCGCTCGACATGATCGCCGACGAGATGGGCGAGTTCCTCGGCTGCCGCACCGTGGCCGAGGTCCGCTCCGAGATGGAGCGCATCGGCCCCGGGTCCCAAGAACACAAGCACGCGGCCCCTGAGCATGAGGCCGGCGAGGTACCGAGTGCCGCGGACGGACACCTCGTCCTCGCGACGTGGCGCCACCTGCTCGACCGCGGTCAGCTCCAGGACGGCGAGCCGTTCCTTGCGGGCACCGCACCCAAGCCCGCTGCCAAGGTATCGCGCACGACCGCCGACTCGCTCGGCGTCATCGACGGCGACATCGTCACGGTGGACATCGGCGACTCGACCGTCACCGACCCGATCACCGTCCCGGTCACGGTGACAGAGATGGCCGACCACGTCGTCTGGCTCCCGACCCACTCTGCCGGCTGTGACCTTCGTGGCACGCTCGCGGACGCACCGGCCATCCGCGTCTCCGTCACCAAGGTGGACTCCGCATGAGCACCCTTCTCACCCTGACCACGCTTGTTGCCGAAGGCACCGACAACCCGACGGCTGACTTCTCGGACACGCCGTGGTGGCTCTCGCTCATCAAGGCGGCGATCATCTTCGTCTACCTGCTGGTGTCGACGTTGATGGTCATCTGGTTCGAGCGACGCGTCATCGGTCGCATGCAGCAGCGTCCCGGCCCCAACCGCAACGGCCCGTTCGGCCTGCTCCAGACCCTGGCCGACGGCATGAAGGCGATGCTCAAGGAAGACGTCACCCCCGCCAAGGCGGACCGGTTCGTCTTCACGCTCGCTCCGCTCATCACGGCGACGATGTGCTTCATCGGCTTTGCGATCATCCCGCTCGGCGGCGAGGTCACGATGTTCGGTCACACCACGCCGCTGCAGCTCGCCGACTCCTCGATCTCGGTGCTCTTCGTCCTCGCGATCGCCGGCATCGGCATCTATGGCGTCGTCCTCGCTGGCTGGTCCTCGGGCTCGCCCTACCCGCTCATGGGTGGGCTGCGGTCCTCGGCGCAGATGATCTCCTACGAGATCGCGATGGGTCTCTCGCTCGTCGCCGTCTTCCTCTACAGCGGCTCGATGTCGACCTCGCAGATCGTGGCCGCGCAGGGGAGCGTCTGGTACATCATTCCGGCGTTCTTCAGCTTCTTCGTCTACGTCATCACGATGGTCGGCGAGACCAACCGTCTCCCGTTCGATCTCGCTGAAGGTGAAGGCGAACTCACCGGTGGTTTCCACACCGAGTACGGCTCGATGCGCTTCGCCATGTTCTTCCTTGGCGAGTACATCAACATGTTCACCGTCTCCGCGCTGGCCACGACGATGTTCCTCGGTGGCTGGCAGGCACCTCCCGGAATTGCCGCGATCAACGACGGCATGTTCAACGAGGGTTGGTGGGGCCTGCTCTGGTTCACCGTCAAGCTGTGGATGTTCATGTTCCTCTTCGTCTGGTTGCGCGGCTCGCTGCCCCGGACCCGCTACGACCAGTTCATGCGCTTCGGCTGGAAGTTCCTCATCCCCGCCACCCTCGGCTGGGTCGTGCTCGTCGCGTTCTTCCGCGGTGCACAGAACGGCTGGTTCGGTGACGCCGCGCTCGAGTTCGCAGGACGTCGCTTCCCGGTGTCGTCGTTGGCGATCGTCGCGCTCGTGGCCGTGGGTGCCCTCGCCTTCGGCTGGTGGTGGGACAGCCGGGCTCTCGCCAAGGAAGCAGCAGCGGCTGTGGCTCCGCCGGAAGAGATCGACCCGTATGCCGGTGGCTATCCCGTCCCGCCGCTGCCCGGCCAGCGTCTGCGCGAGACCGCCCGCGTCGGCGCACCTGCCCTTCCCGAAGCTGACCCCGTGACGCCCAAGCGTCCGGATGGTCCCGCTGTCTTCGACTTCACCGACAAGGAGGCCCCTCGTGGCTGAAGAAAAAAAGGGCGGGTTCCTGTCCGACCTCTTCGCCCCCGTGGGTGGGTTCGGGGTGACCTTCGCGACGATGTTCCGCAAGGTCGCCACGACCGAGTACCCCGAGGTGAAGCGCCCGACGGCGCAGCGCTTCCACGGTCGCCACCAGCTCAACCGTCACCCCGACGGTCTCGAGAAGTGCGTCGGCTGCGAGCTGTGCGCCTGGGCCTGCCCGGCCGACGCGATCCTCGTCGAGGGCGCCAACAACGATGACTCCAACGGCGGTGCCGGAAGGTTCAGCCCAGGCGAGCGCTACGGCCGCGTCTACCAGATCAACTACCTGCGCTGCATCTTCTGCGGACTGTGCATCGAGGCCTGCCCGACGCGTGCCCTGACGATGACCAACGAGTACGAGCTGGCCGACAACAACCGCGCCGACCTCATCTTCACCAAGGAGCAGCTGCTCGCACCGCTCCAGGGCGGTATGACGCCAGCCCCGCACCCGATGGTGAGCGGCATGGAAGAACGCGACTACTACCTCGGCAAGGTCTCGGAGGCCACGGCCACCCAGAAGGAATGGGTCGAGGCACACCACGCCAAGGACGCTCAGGACGCGACGCAGGAGGCGGTGGCCAAGTGACCAGCACAGGAGAAGCGATCCTCTTCTGGGTCCTCGCCCCCCTCGCCGTCATCGGCGCCATGGGCCTGATCTTTGCCCGCAAGGCCGTCCACGCCGCGCTCGGCATGGCGCTGACGATGATCATCCTCGGCGTCTTCTATCTGGCCCAGGGTGCGGACTTCCTCGGCGTCATCCAGATCTTCGTCTACACCGGCGCCGTGATGATGCTCTTCCTCTTTGTCGTCATGCTCGTCGGTGTGGATTCGTCCGACAGCATCGTCGAGACCCTCAAGGGTCAGCGGGCCGCGACGATCGTCCTCACCCTCGGACTTGCCGCTCTCCTCATGGGCGCGATCGGGCGCATCACCATCGGTGACGGCCCGGCCAACAAGCTCGACGCGATCAACACCGAGACCGGCAACGTGTCCGGCATGGCAGAGCTCATCTTCGGCCGCTACGTCTGGGTCTTCGAAGCCACGTCGGCACTGCTCATCACCGCCGCACTCGCCGCGATGGTGCTCGCCCACCGCGAGCGTCTGGGCGCTCGCCCCGACCAGCGTGCGTGGAGCGAGAAGCGAATCCGCAGCGGAGAGAACCTCTCTGGCCTGCCCGTCCCCGGTGTCTACGCCCGCCACAACGCGGTCGACACCCCTGCGCTCCTGCCCGACGGTTCGCCGAGCGAGCTGTCCATCTCGCGCGTTCTCACCGCGCGCGACCAGGTCGGCTCCGCCGCACCCTGGGTTGATGCAGAACGCGAGATCGAGCGAGACCTCGCGCAGGACCGTGACGCTCGTGGCGTCAACGACGGCGTCGCCGAGCGGACCGACGCCGATGACGTGGACGTCACCAAGGAGGACCAGCCGTGAGCCTGATCAACTACATCTACCTCGCGACGCTGCTGTTCGTGATCGGTGGCGCCGTCGTGCTCACCCGGCGCAACGCGATCGTCGTGTTCATGGGTGTCGAGCTCATGCTCAACGCGGCCAACCTCGTGTTCGTCACGTTCGCCCGGATGCACGGCAACCTCGACGGGCAGGTCATTGCCCTGTTCGTCATGGTGGTCGCTGCGGCCGAAGTCGTCGTTGGCCTCGCCATCATCATGGCGATCTTCCGTGCCCGCCGGTCGGCTTCTGTCGACGATGCCAACCTGCTGAAGCTCTAAGGGGCACTCGTGAACTCATTCGCACTGCTTGCCGCGGAAGGCGAGGTGGCCGCGGCCACCGGCATCACGGCATACGCCTGGCTTCTCGTTGCCTTCCCGCTCTTCGGCGCAGGCCTGCTCCTGCTGGGTGGCAAGGCCACCAACGCCTGGGGGCACCTGCTCGCCACGGCGCTCTCATGGGCCAGCTTCGTCCTCGGGTTCATCCTGCTGTTCTCGATGATCGGTCGCGGATCAGAGGCTCGCGGAGCGCACGTGTCGGGGTGGAACTGGGTCCCTGCGGGTCAGTTCCAGCTCGAGACCGGCCTGCTCGTCGACCAGCTGTCGATCGCGTTCGTCCTGCTCATCACGTTCGTCGGGTCGCTCATCCACGTCTACTCCATCGGCTACATGGAGCACGACGAGAACCGGCGCAAGTTCTTTGCCTACCTCAACCTCTTCGTCGCGTCCATGCTGCTGCTGGTGCTGGCCGACTCCTACCTCCTGCTGTTCGTCGGTTGGGAGGGCGTGGGTCTGGCGTCCTACCTCCTCATCGGGTTCTGGAACCACAACCCGGCCTACGCGACTGCGGCCAACAAGGCGTTCTTCGTCAACCGCGTCGGTGACGTCGGGATGTCGATCGCGCTGATGTTCATGTTCTACACATTCGGTGCAGTGGACTTCGCGACCGTGCACGCCGGTGCGGGTGAGGCCGGTTCGACGGCGATGACCACGCTTGGCCTGCTGCTGCTCGTCGGTGCCTGCGCCAAGTCGGCCCAGTTCCCGCTGCAGTCCTGGCTCGGTGACGCGATGGCCGGCCCCACGCCGGTCTCGGCGCTCATCCACGCCGCGACGATGGTGACCGCCGGCGTCTACCTCATCGTCCGCTCGCACGACATCTTCAACGCTGCGCCCAACGCGCAGCTCGCCGTCGCGATCGTCGGTGCGATCACGTTGTTCTACGGTGCGATCGTCGGCTGCGCCAAGGACGACATCAAGAAGGCGCTGGCTGCCTCGACCATGTCGCAGATCGGCTACATGATGCTCGCCGCTGGCCTCGGCCCGGTCGGCTACGCCTTCGCGATCTTCCACCTCATCACCCACGGCTTCTTCAAGGCCGGGATGTTCCTCGGCGCTGGCTCGGTCATGCACGGCATGAACGACCAGGTCGACATGCGCCGCTTCGGTGGCCTGTCGAGCGCCATGAAAATCACCTGGATCACGTTTGGCCTGGGCTGGCTCGCCATCCTCGGTGTCCCGCCGTTCTCGGGCTTCTGGTCCAAGGACAAGATCATCGAAGCCGCCTTCATCGGTGAGGGCTGGCGTCCGTGGGTCTTCGGCTTCATCGCCCTCATCGGCGCCGGGATCACCGCCTTCTACATGTCGCGCCTGTTCTTCATGACCTTCCACGGCAAGAAGCGCTGGGTCGACGAGGCAGAGGCCAAGGAGCTCGGATCTCGGGCCATACACCCGCACGAGTCGCCGTTGACCATGACGATCCCGATGATGGTTCTCGCGGTCGGGTCCGGCGTTCTCGGCCTGATCCTCTCGTGGGGTGGCATGTTCACCCACTGGCTCGAGCCGGTCGTCGGTGAGCACGGTGAGGAGCACCCTGTGCTCGCCGTCCCGGTCATCATCGGACTGACGCTGTTGCTGGTAGCCGGCGGAGCGGCATACGCCTGGATGTTGTATTGGCGTGACGCGGTCCCGCAGACGGCACCGCGAGGTTCGCTGGTCACGCAGGCCGCCCGTGCCGACCTCTATCAGGACGCCATCAACGAGGGCCTGTTCATGCGGCCCGGCACCCACCTCACCCGCGCGCTGGTCTTCACTGACGGCAAGGGTGTCGACGGGCTCGTCGGCTCGTTGGCTGCGTCCGTCGGCGGGCTGTCCTCGCGACTGCGCCGCCTCCAGACCGGCTATGCCCGGTCCTATGCCTTGACGATGCTCACCGGTGTCGTCGCCATTCTCGGAGCACTGTGGGTGATGAACTGATGTCCGGCCTGCCCCTGCTCACGCTCATGATGGTCGTGCCGCTCGTCGGCGCGGCGGTCATCTGGCTGCTGCCCTCTGCCTCATCGCGGTTGGCCAAGCCGATCGCACTCGGCGTCTCGCTGTTGACCCTGGTGCTGGCGCTCGTCGCCTGGGCTCAGTTCGACAACGCGTCGGGTGATCGCTATCAGCTCACCGAGACGCACTCGTGGATCCCGCAGTTCGGGGTCTCCTACGCGCTCGGTGTCGACGGCATCGCGCTCTCGCTCATCATCATGGCGGCGATCCTCACGCCGATCTGCCTGCTCGCGGCGTGGAACGACCTGGGTGACGACGCGGAGCCGGGTCGCGAGAAGACCTACTTCGCGCTGATGCTCATCCTGCTCACCTTCATGGTGGGAGTCTTCGCGGCGCGCGACGTCTTCTTGTTCTATGTGTTCTTCGAGGCCATGCTCATCCCGGTCTACTTCCTCATCGGGTTGTTCGGCGGGCCGCGACGGCAGTACGCCGCCGTGAAGTTCATCCTCTTCTCGCTCGTCGGCGGGCTCATCATGCTCGTCGCTGTCATCGGCCTGTATTTCCAAGGGCCCGGTGGCGAGCAGGGCTTCCTCTACGAGTCCCTCGAAGGTGCTGTCGGTGGGTCGACCGCTACCCAGCGCTGGCTGTTCATCGGCTTCTTCATCGCCTTCGCGATCAAGGCGCCGATGTGGCCGGTCCACACCTGGCTGCCCGACGCGGCGGCTGAGTCCCGTCCGGCGACGGCTGTGTTGCTGGTCGGCGTCCTCGACAAGGTCGGTACCTTCGGGATGCTGCGCTTCTGCCTCGGGTTCTTCCCGGAGGCGTCGCAGTGGGCGACCCCGGTCGTCATCACG contains the following coding sequences:
- a CDS encoding NADH-quinone oxidoreductase subunit M encodes the protein MSGLPLLTLMMVVPLVGAAVIWLLPSASSRLAKPIALGVSLLTLVLALVAWAQFDNASGDRYQLTETHSWIPQFGVSYALGVDGIALSLIIMAAILTPICLLAAWNDLGDDAEPGREKTYFALMLILLTFMVGVFAARDVFLFYVFFEAMLIPVYFLIGLFGGPRRQYAAVKFILFSLVGGLIMLVAVIGLYFQGPGGEQGFLYESLEGAVGGSTATQRWLFIGFFIAFAIKAPMWPVHTWLPDAAAESRPATAVLLVGVLDKVGTFGMLRFCLGFFPEASQWATPVVITLAVISVIYGGLLAIGSRDIMRLIAFTSISHFGLIVLGIFAMTTTAGSGSALYMINHGFATAGLFLLAGFLISRHGSQRIADYGGWQRVTPVLAGAFLISGLSSLALPGLSSYVSEFLVLTGTFQRYQVAAAIATIGIVLAALYILLTYQRVFTGPRPTFAKGGEPRDLGLREKLVVAPIIASFLLLGFFPKPVLDLVNPAVKQTLELVGVTDPTPTHATGSAQ
- the nuoL gene encoding NADH-quinone oxidoreductase subunit L encodes the protein MNSFALLAAEGEVAAATGITAYAWLLVAFPLFGAGLLLLGGKATNAWGHLLATALSWASFVLGFILLFSMIGRGSEARGAHVSGWNWVPAGQFQLETGLLVDQLSIAFVLLITFVGSLIHVYSIGYMEHDENRRKFFAYLNLFVASMLLLVLADSYLLLFVGWEGVGLASYLLIGFWNHNPAYATAANKAFFVNRVGDVGMSIALMFMFYTFGAVDFATVHAGAGEAGSTAMTTLGLLLLVGACAKSAQFPLQSWLGDAMAGPTPVSALIHAATMVTAGVYLIVRSHDIFNAAPNAQLAVAIVGAITLFYGAIVGCAKDDIKKALAASTMSQIGYMMLAAGLGPVGYAFAIFHLITHGFFKAGMFLGAGSVMHGMNDQVDMRRFGGLSSAMKITWITFGLGWLAILGVPPFSGFWSKDKIIEAAFIGEGWRPWVFGFIALIGAGITAFYMSRLFFMTFHGKKRWVDEAEAKELGSRAIHPHESPLTMTIPMMVLAVGSGVLGLILSWGGMFTHWLEPVVGEHGEEHPVLAVPVIIGLTLLLVAGGAAYAWMLYWRDAVPQTAPRGSLVTQAARADLYQDAINEGLFMRPGTHLTRALVFTDGKGVDGLVGSLAASVGGLSSRLRRLQTGYARSYALTMLTGVVAILGALWVMN